A single genomic interval of Sceloporus undulatus isolate JIND9_A2432 ecotype Alabama chromosome 2, SceUnd_v1.1, whole genome shotgun sequence harbors:
- the LOC121922741 gene encoding carnitine O-palmitoyltransferase 2, mitochondrial-like, translated as MHRRRPQWLSSCSSSSALRARRYWRTVGQPEGIVSEQDTDHHFVHRSTIPTMHFQPSLPRLPIPKLEDTVKRYLAAQRPLLNDDQYRNTEKLAKEFATREGKFIHRDLLEHDRMNKHTSYISAPWFDMYLSAREPIVLNYNPFIALNPDPKPEYNSQVVRATNLVVSSLKFLNSLKNNYLRPDIYYVNRKWGQSKVFKHFIRILPPTLSWYGAYLVNAYPLDMSQYKSLFNSTRIPNLNKDTLFTDEFARHLLVMRNGHLYVFEVLDPFGNILHPSEIQAHLIQIIHDADRLPGLELSYLTTEERNAWAAIRQQLVQTGNEENLKKIDSAVFCLCLDNTSPQNEIELAHCFLHGNGFNRWFDKSISLIVTDNGSAGVNFEHSWGDGVAVLRFINEVYRDSTEHPALVPEASPALFVTSYDKLEFTLGRTATSAISTARLKFAEKRKKLCIRSFRFQKFGKQFAMNQNLSPDAVFQLACQMAVYRQYGKLLPSYEACSTAAFKHGRTETIRPTSVYTKKCTTAFVDERGKHKVEDMRNMIDECSKYHKRLQLEATLGQGFDRHLFALRYLIQRRGGRIPDIYNDPAYKNINHVIVSTSTLGSAAVNYGGFGPVVPDGFGVGYNVFDDWIGCIITSYSEKGLEELLKCLEYTLNDIFDVLEGKRLKWY; from the exons atgcacCGAAGGAGGCCCCAATggctctcctcctgctcctcctcttccgccCTTCGGGCCCGGCGGTACTGGAGGACGGTGGGGCAGCCGGAGGGCATCGTGTCCGAGCAGGACACGGACCACCATTTCGTCCACCGCAGCACCATCCCCACCATGCACTTCCAGCCCAGCTTGCCCAG ACTGCCTATTCCAAAACTGGAGGATACAGTCAAGAGATACTTAGCTGCCCAGAGGCCACTGTTGAATGATGATCAGTACAG AAATACTGAAAAATTGGCCAAAGAGTTTGCAACCAGAGAGGGCAAATTCATACATCGGGATCTCCTTGAGCATGATAGAATGAATAAGCATACAAGTTATATATCAg CACCCTGGTTTGATATGTATCTTTCTGCAAGAGAACCAATTGTTTTGAATTACAACCCTTTTATTGCTTTAAATCCTGATCCAAAACCAGAATACAACAGTCAAGTAGTGAGAGCAACAAATCTGGTTGTATCATCGTTAAAGTTTCTTAACTCTCTGAAGAATAACTATTTGAGACCAGATATATATTATGTAAACCGCAAATGGGGCCAAAGTAAAGTTTTCAAACACTTTATCCGTATTCTTCCACCTACTTTATCCTGGTATGGAGCATATTTGGTGAATGCTTACCCTCTAGACATGTCACAATATAAGTCACTGTTCAACAGTACCAGAATTCCTAATTTAAACAAAGATACATTGTTTACAGATGAATTTGCAAGACATTTGTTGGTGATGAGAAATGGTCATCTTTATGTTTTTGAAGTACTGGATCCTTTTGGTAACATTCTACACCCATCTGAAATCCAGGCTCatttaatacaaataatacatgATGCTGATCGGTTGCCTGGGCTTGAACTTTCATACCTCACAACTGAAGAAAGAAATGCCTGGGCAGCCATTCGGCAGCAACTTGTTCAAACAGGTAATGAAGAAAACCTAAAGAAAATTGACAGTGCAGTCTTTTGCCTTTGTTTAGATAACACTTCCccacaaaatgaaattgaactcGCTCATTGTTTTCTTCATGGAAATGGTTTCAATCGCTGGTTTGACAAATCCATTAGTCTGATTGTCACAGATAACGGCTCTGCGGGTGTAAATTTTGAACACTCTTGGGGAGATGGAGTTGCAGTTTTACGTTTTATTAATGAAGTATATAGAGACAGCACAGAGCATCCAGCTCTTGTACCAGAAGCCAGTCCTGCCCTTTTTGTTACATCATATGACAAACTGGAATTTACTTTGGGTCGGACAGCAACGTCTGCTATAAGTACTGCACGTTTAAAATTtgctgaaaaaaggaaaaagttaTGTATTAGATCATTTAGGTTTCAAAAGTTTGGAAAACAGTTTGCAATGAATCAAAACTTGAGCCCTGATGCTGTGTTTCAGCTTGCATGTCAGATGGCTGTCTATCGCCAATACGGAAAGCTACTTCCTTCTTATGAAGCATGCAGTACTGCAGCTTTTAAACATGGTCGCACTGAGACAATTCGGCCAACATCTGTGTACACAAAGAAGTGTACAACTGCATTTGTTGATGAACGAGGAAAGCACAAAGTTGAAGATATGCGAAACATGATTGATGAATGTTCAAAGTACCATAAACGCTTGCAGCTGGAAGCTACATTAG gccaaGGATTTGATCGCCATTTATTTGCCTTGAGGTACCTCATCCAGCGCAGAGGTGGACGTATTCCTGATATTTATAATGACCCAGCTTACAAAAATATAAACCATGTTATTGTTTCCACTAGCACACTAGGCAGTGCAGCAGTTAATTATGGTGGGTTTGGACCTGTGGTGCCAGATGGTTTTGGTGTGGGATATAATGTGTTTGATGATTGGATCGGATGTATTATAACTAGCTACTCAGAGAAAGGCTTAGAAGAACTTCTAAAATGCCTTGAGTATACTTTGAATGATATATTTGATGTCTTAGAAGGAAAAAGACTTAAATGGTACTAA